ttagcttatttgggtcatagtctacttgactcgattcagtcctaaacttcttagctagattgggctcaagatcaatattcaactttcgatactgactatcgaagttagatccaataagctcatcactgtcaaacagtgaatggagtgataaattactagtcatttttgaaaagaaaaaaaaaattacaaacctaattagtatatgaattaatcaagtctaaagatatggattttagtctaaaagttctcccactattttatacgaattgataacttctacctccaattcaataaattaccttaatttcttagcaggcactagaatccacacagactgcatacaggttcgagtatggctcgatcaatccatatgcatctatggatagattcttaatcaattattttttaaataatttttagtaattagtttgaCCCCAGGTATCATTTTAgcaggcgatgggcctccactgaaagtctcgattaggtccaaccattaacatgaatctacttagtgattctaactaatgaataatcaggtctaagtatggcttgaccaatccaatcattcatcagatagtacaatagagtcatcatatgatgaataataattcatcATTCAAAGAAATACTAGATGGatagtgcctgcaatgtcaatcaaaaactatggacccattatcattcagcTTAATGggagctataatctagttatcaccataattagctcattttatgatcttaataatttaaaaaatttgattaacataatttatcagaattaaatatatagatcaactaatctcaatcctccactgacttcatcaagtcagatcatgGTGGACTAGAAATAAGCCGGTCCAATTGACaaatcatcaatcctcccactgacttcaccaagtcatgtcaaGAATAAAGACgagtcgaactaggggcacctaaatcagtcgaactgattttctagtaagcatgagtcaaccctaatcattaagcgatctgattaatatttgattcaccatgttggttaGGTAAGtaaatcgatgggagggatatgccattaactcatcatagactcaatctatatgagtagctcacaattaaaaaccatcagttaagactgtcaaacttatcttagacaccaattgattaatcagtttcaattggatctacttatggatttgggttcgatcgttgagctcaagatcaaatccatttgggtctaatcaaagatatggactcgaccaactataactattgttttAGCTCTACAGAaatcctaatttaatctaatttctcttctaaatctatttgatctttgattctaactctaggtctaacccaattaggaggatctgatcaagctaactcATAAACCTATCACtcatgttttatgcgaatgacattagatctttaaatcataattctagatctaataggttcaacttaattttcaattaagtttgaggctgTGAGTAGGGATtcagtatttgaaaataattttaaattttataaaatatttttataattaattttatgcataattatttagatctgaaatttgaatcgGCTTATCCCGAAAAtgagcctactcatcacaatgggtcgactaagtttcgagacttagttgactcattgacgatgaattattaatcataatttttagcctgTAACAATGAGTAAgctcaatagaaattgagctgAGGAATCAGGATtctgagtcgacccaaataatactgagtcgactcaacagacgaactacaataattacattaattttagatcaaaataattttatataaataataataaaatcaatcataaattattttaaaattattctaaatatgttcatgattctagattttatttgcaaagattagatgcaactacttttcatacaatgtatcatatacacaatcttaggattttgagaaaagtaaagttttcttttcgcattcatcttcctgggatatagtcacaatggcacccctacatatcacaagaggatccaattgaatgaaaaaaagagagatctaatctctattacctcctatgaccggacggtctggtgacaaatccaatccgattacttcgctactcagatcatctaatcttaataatttagatctaatctaaattatttcagatctaattattatattttgatcatatcaaaaattaaataataatcatcataaataaattttacatgcttcaaattaaaatcaaattttataaagatcagtacaaactaagacaatcttttgcactgtaagggataaaccttacagcagaacaatcttatatcagtttgtgcgatcaaatctataactaatttaaatttaaatattatatatcagatttaatctaaattaaattatagatctatatacatataatatcatgtcatatcgaatcatagctctgataccattgttgggatgcgcagggtttcatgcatgcatttcaaaaagttttcagtgaaagaatattagattaaactatttaatctataaatacatgcataagatttgaAATAGAttgatgacatgaatttatatgtataaaaaatctgaatctaaaatgataagcatgtgaaccaaaaacagtATTTAATAATAGATCTAACTACTACTTCTAGGGTTCGAACTCAATACCTGAGTATGGGTAgtcaaactctatgattgagaacgtAAATCTAGAAGTCTTCTCTGATCACTCATAGTCGCACAAGTGTCCggtctctacggatggtccacacgaagtcctcagatcgatcagccctccacggaAGTGCTAGTTCGTGCAGTagacttctgatggcagatctgatttgatctcttcttttgatCACCTTGGAtctttttgatatcgaagatagatcagaggggatgctagatggtggaaaaaatctgatgaagactctcttctttttagttttttcttcatccaaaaatctagaacagttctaggtctctcacccgagagaagaaagatctcctcttttgtttatgtcaagaaagaaggaaacccactcaaacctcacatcccaaagaagaatttttgaccctctctctctggtatctcacggTGAAAAGCTCTCCTCTTTTGGCGCATAAAATTGtgactttttatgattgtcgtacaaaccaaataaaacaggataagggctggagtttgttgcaattcaaaccattttgaattttaatttaactctaacttttttcatccttatctaatttAAGTAGAAACTTATCAGAGAAAAGTGGGTAcaaaaatcaattggaaagactTCCTTTTCTCGCATACAATGAATATCTTCAAAAACTGTCAACggatggaaggatatggataaggttttaagttgaaattaaaatcaatttgaattcaaatcaaaaccaataaatttctatccataatgggcgacaaaagaagggttattttttgattttctcatgcacaaactgatTTTATACGGTGAGAAAAAGTATGAGACAATTtgtgtggcgcaagggagagagtcccactcatttgggactctaggatttaaccaattggatttctttcaaacccaaaccaattagacccaaataaaatatgatgaacctaatctaattagactcctataatctcaattaaatttgatcaaattaacaaattaattgagccatatatccgatcaaatcagaatcatttcttccttaccgattaggtcatctcataacctaatcagacttgacctgattgaatctaattcaatcaaacttgatccagactttaatgctcaatcaaattgagctaattagtgatctaatcactaattaatcctctattaatgatagagtccaagtttagtgggactcttctctagaatccccgtccaatgggactcttcaataTAGTCCCcgttcagtgggactcttcagattagccatgtgatcagagagaacttctaatgtgtgtgaccccataggttcgaacctaagcctgtagtacagaaactgatttctataccaatcggagtaaccatctaacaatggtatccgAATTCGGATAGACtggatgtatgcaaagcaacactcaaaatctatttggatatagttaccgtataattcatccctttgacccttgatgctaggatgagttagagtttaaattgtcaactcttaacagtacatccattatgtgtctcaacctgataaatcctatgactcctcacaaggattgccctggctaagatcttaataaattgaaacacaaagtattctctccaatctcttggagtggtcaattccatcttgactcacgtaccgacTTCACAAATATTTGACCGTGTCCAAAAACCTtccgatcctgaattagaaattcagatagtccggcaccaaagcacagtaagttgcttgtaagtcaccatggtgattttaggtcggagaaacacttatacctatatcccttcggagtgattcttgacagcagagtgtttcgaagttggtcacgttcagtaaaatgtactcatacatttcacctgcatgctataccagtgtctctacgtttcttgattaagaggacaaccaacttatatggcacacaacaacctacacttgatatgtctattatcctagtaataacatatcatttagtCGCAAATTCATTTAAAGATtaaacgataaatttttttttatcgatttaaaataattataaaaattttcatcatagtacagaattcgatatagaagatgtacaaatttatgataaaaattattaaataaatattttattaattaatttatatataattatattaaataatataatattggaGATTGATTTTGAAATACATTTTTCAACACTGCACGCAAAGTCTTTTCCGGTAAAAGGCACATGTGTCACGAGGTCTTTAATTAGGCAAGTTCTGCAACaagactctctctccttcttGTTTTTTCCTCCCTCTCTGTATCCCTTTCCGTCTATAATTAATCTCCCTGTAGCTTGTTCTTCTAATAAAATTCAGCTGGCTAACTCCCTTAGCTTCCTTTTCCGTCAAAAGAGATGGCCATGGCTTCTGAGTCTCATATTCTGTGCCTCCTGCTGTTTCTTTTCCCTCTCTCCATCACTGCTCAAACTAAAGGCAGAATAACCTTGGGCTCCTCCTTGTCCACCCTCGAAGAAAACACCTCATGGGCTTCTCCCTCTGGAGAATTTGCCTTTGGCTTTCGCCGTATCGCCGACACGAACCTCTACCTTCTTGCAACGTGGTTCGACAAGATTCCCAACAAAACCATCACTTGGTATCCGACACCGAGCAATACTGATCCAACCGTGCAGACAGGATCTGAAGTCAAGCTCACCAGTGATGGCCAGCTCGTGCTCAGCGACCAAAACGGCCAGGAGATATGGAGTGCAGAGACGAGCAACGTCAGCTACGCTGCCATGCTCGACACCGGCAACTTCGTCCTAGCAAGCAACGGTTCAAGTTATCTGTGGCAGAGCTTCGACCACCCCTCACACACCCTGCTGCCTGGCCAGGTGCTGGATCCAAGCAACTCGCTTTTCTCCCATCAATCGGACTCCAACTACTCTATCGGAAAATTCCAACTTCAGATGCTTAATGGAAATGTCGTGCTTAATCCGATAGCTCTCCCCACCAAAAATAGCTATGATGCTTATTGGACCAGTACAAACACTCAGGGCTCTGGATCAAGCCTCAGCTTCGATCTATCAGGATACGTGTACATTGAGATGTGGAACGGTAGCTCAGTCAATCTCACCTCGGGGGACACCTCCACAACAAAAGAATTCTACCAGAGGGTGACACTCGATCCAGATGGTGTATTGAGGAAATATATCTACCCGAGAAATGGCACCACGGGGAGCTGGAAGCCATCATGGTCTACTTCATGGTGGGTTCCTGAAGACATTTGCAATTCAGCATTGGTGCAGATTGGCAGCGGTATTTGTGGCTTCAACAGCTACTGCATTCTCGAAGACGGCCGGCCTACATGCGGATGCCCACCTATGTACTCTTACTTGGATCCCAACAATACTCGCAATGGCTGCAAGCCCGACTTCATTGCGCAGAGCTGTGACACGGATGCATCGGAAGCAGGAGTCACATACGTCATCCAGGATTTACTTGGCGCGAATTGGCCGACGTCGGACTACGAAAGGCTGACTCCGATGAATGAAGGTGACTGTAGGAGAGCTTGCTTGGAAGATTGTTTCTGTGCAGTGGCGATCTTTGGGTCTGCAGGTTGCTGGAAGAAGAAGCTCCCCCTCTCCAATGGAAGAGGCCATGAGAATGATGCAAAGGCTTTGATTAAAGTAGCAGTAAGCATTTCCTCTTTGCCATCTCCTCCTCAAGAATTGCTTGAAAGGAAGAGAAACCGATCAAAGTTGATCCCTGTTGGTGCAGCGATGTTAGGTATTTCGGTGCTCATCAATCTTTTCCTACTCTCAGGAATTGCTTTGTCTCTCTTGCTTCCATGTTGCAGAAAATCTAAGAGACTTCATCAGGATTCAGATTGTAAAAGAAAAACCTGAGAGATacagaaaaaagaggagaaacataaaaaaaaaagtggagaagatatctttttcttatatttcactatgatatgtacatccatatatagagaTGAAGAAAAGAGAAACAGACAGGAAATTGGAGAGATCACGGTATCAATCACGTGATCTTCCTAATTCAAAAACATGccatagtaattataaaatattctagacaatattctagacaatgtacattcctaatattctgtaacatgccattgtaaaaaaaaaatattctagacaatgtacattcctaatattctgtatattcctgatatataggcaatgtacattcctaatagtCCCCCTCAAGTTGACGCATAGAGATTTCGAATGTCCAACTTGCATAGAATCTCTTGAAAATGATCACAGCCGAGAGCTTTGGTAAAGATATCTGCAAGCTGACAATGTGTAGGAACATATCGTGTAGCAATATCTTGAGATTGTAGTCGCTCTCTGACAAAATGACAATCAATTTCTATGTGTTTGGTCCGCTCATGAAACACAGGATTTGCAGCAATGTGTAAAGCTGCTTGATTATCGCAATAAAGGAACATGAGACCATGATGTGAAACACTGAGGTCGGATAAGAAGGCTTGAAGCCATAGTAATTCACTGATAGTGCGTGCCATAGCCCGGTATTCGGCCTCTGCAGAGGAACGAGACACTGTTGTCTGCTTCTTAGCACGCCAAGAAATCGGAGCATCTCCTAAGGAAACATAGAAACCTGTAGTAGAGCACCTTGTTATAGGACATCCTGCCCAATCTGCATCACAATAGGCATATAACTGAAAGGTGTTGAcacttgaaaaaaatatgcctTGACCTGGAGACCTTTCCAATATCGCAAAATACGGAAGGCTGCGTCTAAGTGTGATTGCCGAGGAGATTGCATAAACTATGCCAGAATATGCACCGAGTATGCAATATCAGGCCTAGTGATAGTCAAATAAATGAGTCGTCCCAGCAATCGACGATATGGACCTGAATCATCAAGTAGTTTTCCATCATCTGCCATGAGCTTAAGATGTTGCTGCATAAGAAATTTTGTGGGCTTGGTCCCAATCATTCCGATCTCATGGAGAATGTCAAGAGTATATTTTCGTTGTGATACAAATATGCCCGAAGGTGATCGTGCCACTTCTAATCcaagaaaatattttaagtttcccaggtctttaatgtgaaacttgtcTTGCAAATATTGTTTCAGTGCCTGACATTTCGAAGGGTTATTCCCTGTAATaatcatatcatccacataaacaaGAATGGCAATGAAAGAGTCCTCatcttgtttggtgaacagagagtGATCGGCTTTAGATTGAGTACAACCATATTGGAGCAAGGAGTGGGAGAACTTTTCAAACTACTGTcttgatgcttgcttgagtccataaagaGACTTACGCAACCGACAAACACGTGTGTCACTTGGTTTTAAAATTCTGACGGAAGTGTTATGTATACTTCTTCATGAAGATCGCCATGAAGGAAAGCATTGTTGACGTCCAACTGATATAACTGCCAATGTTTAGCGGAAGCAATAGCTAAGAGACACCGTACTGTAGTCAATTTAGCCACCGGAGCAAAAGTCTCAGTATAGTCAAGGCCTTCTATTTGTGTGTATCCCTTTGCCACTAACCGAGCCTTGTATCGCTCAATAGAACCATCGgccttgtatttaattttgtataCCCATCTCGATCCAATGGGTTTCTTCTCGAGTGGTAGATGCTCCAAAGTTCAAGTGCCATTTTGCTGGAGAGCAGTGAGCTCAGCCCCCATTGCTTCTCGCCACTTAGGATCCTTAACGGCTTGAGAAAAGGTTTTAGGTTCTTTATGAGAGGTAATAGCTGAAATAAAAGCTCGATGGGAAGCATTAAGCTTAGAATAAGTAAGGTAGCAAGAAATAGGATAAGGCTTACCTGAGGTCACTGAATTGGCGGATGTATCCGGGGATCTCTCCACTCCTGGGGCATCGACAATGTAGTCCTGTAATCGAACGGGTTGCTTCCTATCTCTGACGGGCCGTGAATTAGGTCCAATAGTCTTAGAAGGTGAAGCCTGCTTAGGAGAGATAGTGTCGATTGCATCAAGAGTCTTGTTCAAACTTGACATTTGGTTCGAATCAATGGAATTGGTTTATGTTTGATCTGACTCATGAGAAAGAATAGGGTTTGAAATCTGTCCTTGGGTCTGACCCAAATTAGGTACATGAGGTAAATTATTGGTTGCCAAAGAAATCccacatcataatcatctaatttGGTTATGAAAAAGAAGGTATAATAGAAAAAGAAGGTAATGTTTGAGAATAAGGAAACGTCTTCTCATGAAAGATAACATCACGTGAAGTAAATATTTCATGAGTTTCAAGGTTATATACACGATAGCCCTTTTGACCAAGAGGGTATCCAACGAACACACAAGCACGAGAACGAGATTGAAATTTATCACTGGACGTCTCATGCACATAACAAAGGCTACCAAAAACTCTCAGATGATCATAGGTGGGTGGTTTATGAAATAAGAGTTCGTAGGGACTCTTGCCATTCAATTTTGCTGTAGGTGTCAAGTTAATTAAATAGGCGGCAGTCAAAACACATTCTCCCCAAAATGACACAggcaagttggcttgaaatcttagAGCACGAGCAACATTTAATAGATGTCGATGTTTACGCTCAACCACCCCATTTTGTTCTGGTGTCCCAACACAAGAAGTTTGTGATATAATCCCATGTTCTAGAAGATGTGATTTCAATGGTCCGACTACAAACTCTTGAGCGTTATCACTACGTATATGTTTAATGTTGGCATCAAAATGATTTTTGACCATAGCATGAAAATTAACAAAGCATTGGTATACCTCGAATTTTCTTTGTAATACATAAACCCAAGTAGCCCTTGTGCAATCATCAACAATGGTGAGAAAGAAATGAGCTCCCATGTGTGATGGGGTGCGATATGGTCCCCATATATCAATATGAACTAAATTAAATGGTGAAGCAGATTTATTAATGCTCAAGGAAAAAGGCTTTCTTGTCTGTTTTGCACGATAGCAaatatcacaataattatttatgaatcaAAAGAAGTATTTGAAAGAAAAGGAACAAGTTTCAAACGCTTGTAAGAGCAATGTCCTAACCGAGCATGCCAGAGATTAATCGAAACATTGACTTTATTTGTCCGTGCAGGACGTATTGCCAAGCCTTTGAAGTAGTAAAGACCATCCCGGAGTTCATCCCAATCCAATCAGCTTCCTCGTGGCAAGGTCCTATAGAGCACAAAATGTGGGAAAGAAGAGAACAGCATAATTAAGTTCTCGAACAAGTTTACTTACTGAAACAAGATTGCAAGTAAAATTAGGAGCATATAAAGTACGATGCAAGGTAATATCATTGGTCAAAGTAACATCACCATATGAATGTACAGGCATATTGACTCCATTAGGTAAAGTAACTGAGAGTGCATTGTCAAGAGGTTCAATATCATGAAGAAAGGACTTACAAAAGGTTAAGTGTTCGGAAGCACCactatcaaggatccaagaatgaTGAAAAGAATCAAGAGAGGCCTTACCAACAAAATTTACGGCACTTTGAGTCTTATCTTGTCCAAGAAAGAAAATAAGTTGCTGATATTGTGTAGGAGAAAGATCCGGTATTGGAGAGATTCTGTCTGTATTCAATGGTGTAGTAGCATTCACGGCAACCCCTCCTTAGTGCTGACTACCGGTCTCGGCTCCATTGCCTCTACCCTTAACTCGATCTTTGGATTGCCATCCAGGTGGGTACCCGATTAGCTCGAAGCATCTATCACGGGTATGTCCTGTCTTCTTGCAGTAGTCGcatcgaaaatattttttattcctttCCTTGGAGCCGATCTCTTTATTCGTCCTTTCTGTCATGGGCTTAACAGCGAGAGCCACGGCTTCGGGTTGAGAAGTTCGAACAGCAGTGACTTCCTTCTGCTTTTCACCTCGAATCAATAAGgcatatgccttattaactgttggTAATGGCTCTATGGATAGCAGCTGATCTCGCAACGTGTCGTAGGAGTCCTTGAGACCAAAAAAAACTGATGtagtctctcttcttctttctcaacttAGATCTCTCTAGTGGCTCCACACGAACAAGTCGGCACCTTGGAATAAGCCGTAAGTTCCTCCCACAAGCCACGAAGATGGGCATAATAAGCGGCAATAGTCATATCATTGCCTTGCCTGAAACTCCAGATTTGAGTCTTTAACTCATGAATGCGAGGAGCATTACCTTGAGAGTATCTTTCCTCAAGATCGATCCAAATATCTCGAGCACTTTCAAAAAAAGAGATGCTATCATAGATTTTTGGTACAACAGAGTTGTAGATCCATGACATCACCATTGAATTGCACGTATCCCAGAGAAAATGATCCCGCGATCCATCTATAGGTCGTGCAAGTGTCCCATCAACGAACCGAATTTTTCGTTTGGCTCGAAGAGCAGTGATAATGACCCTTCGCCATGCAGGATAGTTCGGTCCCTTGAGTAGAGATGTCACAAGGGCATTCCCAGGATTCTCTGAAGGTGAGATGAAATAGGGAGATGCCGGATCATGCGCAGCATTTAAGGTCGATGACGAACCATCCACCATAGATTTGATTGTGATGCTCTGATCGATTTGATCGGACATGTTGATGAGGACAAGATGTAGCAACTATTTACCTCCAGCTACGTGCAAGAGGACGCTTCAGCAACAACCTACTGTAAGCGCTTAATCGAGGAAAAGACTTGGATCAATGGCgaccctgctctgataccatgtaaaaGAAAAGCCTGAGAGATACAGGAAAAGGaggagaaacataaaaaaaaagtggagaagatatctttttcttatatttcactatgatatgtacatccatatatagagatgaagaagagagaaacagGCAGAAAATTGGAGAGATCACGGTATCAATCATGTGATCTTCCTAATTCAAAAACATGccatagtaattataaaatattctagacaatattctagacaatgtacattcctaatattctgtaacatgccattataaaaaaaaaatattctagacaatgtacATTCTTAATATTCTGTATATTCCTGATATATAGGCAATATACATTCCTAATACAGATATTGAAGGAGTAAACTTGCGCTCTTTTATGTACCAAGAGCTCGAAAAGGCAACTGACATGTTCAAGGAAGAACTCGGCAGAGGGTCTTTTGGTGCGGTCTATAAAGGTGTTTTAGGAGTAGATGCAAGGAAAGTTATTGCAGTGAAGCAGTTAAAGAAGTTTGTGCAAGAAGGAGAGAAGGAATTCAAAACAGAGATGAAAGCAATTGGCCGGACACATCACAGGAATCTAGTCCAATTGCTGGGGCACTGCGACGAGGGACAGCATCGCCTCTTGGTGTATGAGTTCATGACCAATGGCTCTTTAGCAAGGTTCCTCTTTGGAAGCAAGAAACCTAGTTGGGATAAGAGGATGGACATCGCCTTTGGAACAGCTAGGGGCCTCGTATACCTGCATGAAGAGTGCAGCTCTCAGATCATCCATTGTGATATAAAGCCTCAGAACATCCTTTTGGATGACTGTTACACAGCCAAGATAGCTGATTTTGGATTGGCGAAGCTTTTGGAGACCGACCAGGCCAGAACAATTACTGGTATTAGAGGGACTAAAGGGTATGTCGCGCCTGAGTGGTTCAAGAGTAGACACATCACAGCTAAGGTGGATGTGTATAGTTTTGGGGTCTTGTTGCTGGAGATCATTTGTTGCAGAAAGAATGTAGAAATGGAGATGGGATGTGATGAGAAGGCGGTGCTTGTGGATTGGGCTTACGACTGCTATATGGAAAGGAGACTGGAGATGTTGGTGGAGGATGATGCGGAGGCCAAGAGTGATGCTGCAAGGCTCGAGAGATTGGTGAGAATTGCTATTTGGTGTACTCAGGAGGATCCTTCTTTGAGGCCTTCCTTGAAGGAGGTGGTCCAGATGCTGGAAGGAACAATAGAAGTACCTGCACCCCCAGATCTCTCGTATATCAGCTCTCGCAATTGGGTCTTCATCTTTATTCTAGCATACTTCTGTTTCTTTAGTTTGTTCTTGTGCAAGTGTCATGCCCCCTAATATTATATCCTTCATAAAAAAGATAATGTTGTCCATTAAATTTTGTATTATAATTTAAAGCTTAGATATATCTTCACTTGAACTGCACTTGGGGTTGTGATTCTTGCAATATAAAAGTGATCTtgcaaggcttttttttttttttggtttaaagAAATTTTTGCAGTAAGCTCTATGGCATTTGTGATATCCCAACCCATGTAAAaatcccagcccatgtaacaaagcccaaaaaaaaaaaaaaatagaaaaaaaatagggaagaagactcccgaagggagtcttcttcctcctctcgccggctcccaatcggagtcgaagacgagttccctccggctctatttaaggaggagaaccctcctctctcctctcatcgagaaatcccgaggcaaaacggcggcaatcgtcggaaatttctcacggagacccgtc
Above is a genomic segment from Elaeis guineensis isolate ETL-2024a chromosome 1, EG11, whole genome shotgun sequence containing:
- the LOC105061284 gene encoding G-type lectin S-receptor-like serine/threonine-protein kinase LECRK4, with protein sequence MLMRTRCSNYLPPATCKRTLQQQPTAIYIPNTDIEGVNLRSFMYQELEKATDMFKEELGRGSFGAVYKGVLGVDARKVIAVKQLKKFVQEGEKEFKTEMKAIGRTHHRNLVQLLGHCDEGQHRLLVYEFMTNGSLARFLFGSKKPSWDKRMDIAFGTARGLVYLHEECSSQIIHCDIKPQNILLDDCYTAKIADFGLAKLLETDQARTITGIRGTKGYVAPEWFKSRHITAKVDVYSFGVLLLEIICCRKNVEMEMGCDEKAVLVDWAYDCYMERRLEMLVEDDAEAKSDAARLERLVRIAIWCTQEDPSLRPSLKEVVQMLEGTIEVPAPPDLSYISSRNWVFIFILAYFCFFSLFLCKCHAP
- the LOC140856645 gene encoding G-type lectin S-receptor-like serine/threonine-protein kinase LECRK1: MAMASESHILCLLLFLFPLSITAQTKGRITLGSSLSTLEENTSWASPSGEFAFGFRRIADTNLYLLATWFDKIPNKTITWYPTPSNTDPTVQTGSEVKLTSDGQLVLSDQNGQEIWSAETSNVSYAAMLDTGNFVLASNGSSYLWQSFDHPSHTLLPGQVLDPSNSLFSHQSDSNYSIGKFQLQMLNGNVVLNPIALPTKNSYDAYWTSTNTQGSGSSLSFDLSGYVYIEMWNGSSVNLTSGDTSTTKEFYQRVTLDPDGVLRKYIYPRNGTTGSWKPSWSTSWWVPEDICNSALVQIGSGICGFNSYCILEDGRPTCGCPPMYSYLDPNNTRNGCKPDFIAQSCDTDASEAGVTYVIQDLLGANWPTSDYERLTPMNEGDCRRACLEDCFCAVAIFGSAGCWKKKLPLSNGRGHENDAKALIKVAVSISSLPSPPQELLERKRNRSKLIPVGAAMLGISVLINLFLLSGIALSLLLPCCRKSKRLHQDSDCKRKT